The genomic stretch TTCACATATTTCAGGATTACTTTGATATGCTTTAGAGTTTAAATCGTATGAGTTAGCCGTTTGCATGTCAACATTGTTCAAGTTCTGGAAATTGTATGAATAAGGATTTCTTCTGTTAGTTAGCTCTAATTAGTACATGCTATGGGCAACAATGGTGATAGTTCAGTTTCCACAACTGAAGGATTTACGGCTTTTACCCTTGATCCCTCTCATCCACTCTATGTCCATCTATCTGATAGTCCTAGTAACCAATTGGTACCTGTGCCATTTGATGGCCATGGTTTCATGCTTTGGAGGAGCAATATGCTTACTTCTCTTTCAGCCAAAAATAAGTTAGGGATTTTAGATGGTAGGATTAATCAACCCAACACTGATTCACCTTATTACCCATACTGGGAGAGATGGAACGATATGGTGAAAGCTTGGATCACCAATTATGTATCTCGAGATATTGTTGTTAGTGTTATGTGTTTCAGAACTGCCAAAGAAGTTTGGACTGATATCAATGAGAGATTTGGCCAATCAAATGGATCCAAATATCTCCAAATTCAGAGAGACATAAGTGGAACTGTTTAGGGATCTTCAGACATTGCCACATATTTCACCAAACTTAGAAGCCTTTGGGATGAGTTAAACTCCTCATATGTAGGACCTATATGTTCCTGTGGAGCCCTTCCTAAGTTCATAGAGGATCAACAGCTTTTTCAATTCTTAAATGGCCTCAATGACTCCTACTCTACTATAAAGAGTGCAATAATGATCATGAGCCCCCTACCACCTATCAGCAAGGCTTACTCTCTTCTACAACAGGATGAAAGTCAGAGGGAAACTCCATCAACTACTCCAAGCTTCTCCACTGATTCTGCTTCTTTCTCTGTATCTTCAACCCCTCACACTACAAATAGATCTTTCACACAAAAGGTGAATTTTGATTCAAGAAAGAATATGTCTTCTGTTTCTTGCAAGTATTGCAAGAAACCTGGTCACACTGTGCTACAGGCTACATGGGTTCCCTGCAGAATTCAAATTCACCAAGAACAAGAAGTCAGCCTCTTGTGTTCAAAGTGACATTTCCCATGGTTTACCAAGTATTTCTGCCTCCTAGCTTTCTGACAACTCTCCTCATGGGTTCACAAAAGAACAATATCAACATCCGATGTCCTTATTTCAACAAGTTCAAGTATCTCCTGGTCCTAATTATGAAGCTTTTTCTGCTGAAAATTCTGGATTTACCCATTTTGCAGGTTTGTTTACTGCTTATACTGTTAATTCTGACAATTCTCATATACCCTTGTATATTAGACTCAGGGGCAACTAACCACATGACTTCACACAAACACTTACTTCACAATCTTGTTCCCTTACCTAAACCTTTTTTAGTTACTTTACCTAATGGATATAAAGTTAAGGTAGTGTCCACTGGTTCTCTCCACCTTAGACATGACATGATCTTACTTAAT from Nicotiana sylvestris chromosome 12, ASM39365v2, whole genome shotgun sequence encodes the following:
- the LOC138883508 gene encoding uncharacterized protein produces the protein MGNNGDSSVSTTEGFTAFTLDPSHPLYVHLSDSPSNQLVPVPFDGHGFMLWRSNMLTSLSAKNKLGILDGRINQPNTDSPYYPYWERWNDMVKAWITNYVSRDIVVSVMCFRTAKEVWTDINERFGQSNGSKYLQIQRDISGTV